GTATGTTGCTAGTACCACTGGCGTTGATGGTGTTCACAACCTGTGTTGTGTTAGTCACTGGGACAGACACTAGCAAGCTAGTTGTTTGACCTGCGTTGTTAGCAGCCGTATTGTTCAATACGCTCGTGGCACCTCCAGATGGTGTTGATGATAGGGACAGCGAAATAGGTTGCGCAAGTCCCGGAATTTGTACCTATGGTTGCGAAACAAAGCATTTTGTGTATTAATTGGATAcgccaaaaagaaaacgaaacacacagATGTTTCTCTTAGAAGCTGCAGCAATTGCTGTTATGCCATACTATCTCATTAACCATAATATCATTTATCTCATAGTCATCATCAAACTAAATGATGCTCCTGCATGTCAAAGAAGTAAAAGGAATAAATTCCCGACCACCGTGACGTCCAAAAGGAGAGTTTTTAACGAAGCACAAATGATTTAATATATTTACCTGCACATTTTGCAATCCAGGGATGGAAGTCATTGCGCCATGTAGGCTGGCAAAGTTCAAGCCTTGCAAATTGACTGTGGtaggttgctgctgttgcgttcCAGCTTGCGGATGCACCTGGCCGTGCTGTGATTGCTGGGATTGATGCTGCTGAAGctgttggtgctgttgctgcggatGGATGGTGGAGGACTGTGGTGGAGGACTAGAGAGGGGCGATATCGAGCCTGCGGGTGATTGTATCTGAAGATGCGTTTGAGATTGCTGTTGAGGCGTTTTTGGCGATGGGATGGTAAACTGCAATCCGGGACTCGCCGCCGGCAGGTTACTATTACTAGTTAGATTTAAGCTACTAGATGAAGTCAGTCTTTCGATTAATGCTGAGTTTGTAGAGCTATTGCCGCACAAGGTAgcgttgctgctactgctactggcaatgttgttgctgttattaGAGTTGCTTGATAATCCACCTAGCCCGACGACGGTCGTTGCCCCAACCACGGATACAGGGTTCTGCATTGTCCCATCTCCATTGTCACTGGCACCGGTAGCTAGTGTGGGTTGCGTTACACCAGAACTGGCTGTATTTGCGAGCGAGGCGCTTAAGCCGGTCATGTTGTTAAAGATGATGCTATTTGCATTAGCACCATTCAATGTACCTACACTGCTACCAGCACCGCCTCCATTGCTGGCGAGTGAAGTGGACGATGCATTGGAGTGATCACTACCGGGCGAAGCAATGCTCTGTATCTGAAGCTGATCGGACACAGCTGTACGGCGCAATCCACTTTCTGACGTGACACTAGTAATATTGCTTATGTTTCCACCTGCAGAAAGGTTTGCCGAGCTTTGAGTGGCAGTGAGTCCCTGAATTTGAAGCTGTATGCCACCATCAGTACCCGTCGCAGGGTTGCCAGTCGCACTGACCCGTCGAATTGCTCCTCCGAaagcggcagcaacaacagcggcTGTTGAGGTGGTTGTCGCAGCGTTGGTATTGATGTTCAACACACGCTGATTGGCGTTGTTTATTATCAATTTACTGCTAGAAGTGTTACCACCACTAAACGAACCAGTGTTTTGGGAGGAAACAGTAGTACCGGAAGCATTGCCACTAGAtgttgctgcagctgcagcagcaacattgaAGCTCTGGGGCAGATTGGAAGTAGTTAAGATGGCGGGTGGAGATGCCAATTGCGTAGCTAATGCAGACATAGTAACACGTATATTGCCTGGTTGTTgcgtttgttgctgctgctgttgctgttgttgtggccCCATTGATTGGACTAATGTTTGTCCAGAttgatgttgctgttggtgatgTTGCAAATCGCTTGTTTGAATATTGATGAGCTGCGTTTGATTGTTGGTTCCAGCACCGCCACTGACAGTGATGAGATTGGCATGGTTGAGGATACGGTTTTGAGAGCCCTGTGCTTgttgaatgtttatttttctgcCTCCCACACTATTAAAAAGGGCTGCAGCGGTACCTCCACTAATCGTTGTCGTTCCTACCCCTGCTGTTTGAAGATGATGTATGGTATGttgcggttgttgttgttgctgctgcagttgttgctgttgcggttgcagttgctgttgctgctgcagttgttgctgttgcggttgctgttgctgttgctgttgctgttgctgttgctgttgctgttgctgttgctgttgctgttgctgttgctgttgctgttgctgttgctgttgctgttgctgttgctgttgctgttgctgttgctgttgctgttgctgttgctgttgctgttgctgttgctgttgctgttgctgttgctgttgctgttgctgttgctgttgctgttgctgttgctgttgctgttgctgttgctgttgctgctgctgctgctgctgctgctgttgcggttgctgctgctgttgttgttgctgatgctgtagctgctgttgttgtaatTCTGTTACTGTTTTGCCAGCTGGTAGCGTAAGACTACTGCTCAATACCGGCGAATTGGTCATCGCAGCAGGTGCGCTATTCAAGAGGCTAAGAATTGCTGCATTACTATTCGATTTTGCACTggactgttgctgttgttgctgctgctgccggttggTAAATTGATTGGCTGAATTCATTATGCTTATAGCAATTGCCTTGATCTCAGGATTTGTTGTGTGGATCGAGCTGGACTGATTTTGCaattgctgtgtgtgttgagtTAACTGCTGCGATTGCTGAATTTGTACCACATTCTGCTGTTGTGTTTGAAGTTGTACATGACCGGCAGATGTTGTTTGCTGGGACAGAGCGGAAATCAAATTTCCCGAAGCATCCCGTGACACCTTTGTGTTGTCCAGGCGAACGAGCAGCGGAACGGTGTTGCCAATTGTTCGAGCACCGGCTTGATTTATTATTGTAGCTGTTTGTCCACCCGATGAGAATGTAAAACTTTGCGCTCCGGTCACTGCATTTCCACCTGCTCCGGCAGCAGTTGCTAACAGTTGCTGTTGTCCGGCAGCATTGGTGGTCATTGTAAGATTCGATATTTGACCAGAAGGTTGCACGAGCAGCAACGATCCATTACTCAGACTGAGCGTTTGCTGTGGTTGTTGATTTGGTTGCAATTGCTGCTGTGGCTGTTGCTGTGACGATGGTTGAGTTTGGAGCGTAATAGTTGTCCCTTGTGAAGTCGCTATGTTGTTAGCTGTTGTGCCTGCACCAGTGTTTACGACATTGGTCGAATCGTTGCTTGTATCACAGGTGTTTGTGTTAAACATTTGCTGTTGGTGGCCAGAACTAGCTAGTAAATGTTGCGGTTGAATATGGATGTGCGTTTGCGCAGCCTGCTGAACTGGTGAGTGTAATGGTTGCGTAGCTGACGCTGTTGAACCAATACTTATAATATTTGGACCAGTAGTCGCTGTCGGTATAACCTGCTGGTGCGACAACGTCTGATGAACGGTAGCCGATGGGCTCGATGTAGTTTGCGACTGCTGCGACTGATTGCCAGGAAGTGTGTTAGGATTCGTTGCATTCAGTGTGATGCTGCCATTGACTCCCGTTGCTGTTGCTATTTGTGATGCCAAAGCTGGATTGGTCGCCTGTAACCGGGTAAGCAATGCTTGCGTTGGGTGTGATTGCAACCGTTGTTGAATTTGAGATATTTGTTGTTGAACTAgcgattgctgctgttgttgctgttgctgttgcttttgctgttgctgttgctgttgctgttgctgttgctgttgctgttgctgttgctgttgctgttgctgttgctgttgctgctgctgttgctgttgctgttgctgttgctgttgctgttgctggtgctgttgctgctgttgttgttgctgctgaagttgttgttgctgtaattgctgttgctgatgttgttgcaactgctgctgttgctgttgtaacTGTTGCTGTTGAACGTTTTGTTCTCGCATACCAGCGGTGTGCAACACCTTGGGAATCTGCCCCGGTACAAGATGGGTTATTTTGACAGATTTTCTGCCTTCTTCAGTAAATATTTCCGTAAATTGTTGAATATACCGATGGGCATGAGCACGCGTTCCGAGCGAAAATTGACATGCTTCGCCATTTCGTTCGTTCTCGCGATAGTCTCGATCGACATACAGTTCACCAAGATATTCCGAATTGGATGGCCGCTGAAATATGGACAGCTTAATGTGATACACTCTTGTATCGCCCCGATTTACAACACGGTCTGTTTCCAATATGTATTCTTCGATCAGTTGCGGTATACAATCGCGACTTTCCTTGGGAGCCTCATATTTGCGGGCATACTTTTCAACGTTTACTTCAGAGGGTGTGGCCAGTTCGGGCAGCTCCAGGTTGGGTAGGTTCACAGTCGGCACCACCTCGGAAGGCTTTTTAGGTAAAGTGAAGCTTACCACACCACGCCGGATGTTCTGTTGGCGGGGAGGACGCGCCCGGTACTTATTCATAAAATCGCTAAGTTCCAGCCCAAAGTTGTGTGTGAACTGATCGGTTTTCCTCTTCCGGTTGACTGCGACCTGAGAGAACTTTTTCGCCTGTCGCCGGATTGGAGCTGTGTTGAGCAATTGTCTTCGATGTTGCTGGTTAATAGCCATCATCCCGACTGCCGGATTTGGATCGAGACATAACGGTTCCGCAGTTGCCAGTACAAGCTGACTTTCCAAAGCCAGCTTATCCTCAGCACTCCACTCTCCCTCAGCAGTCAGGATATTCACATCGGCCAACAATGTCTGAAAACAAAGATCATATTCTAAGCGAGGTAAGCCAATGAGCACCGCCGTGAACTGCTCACCTGATTGGTGGGTTTCAGCAACACATGGAAAGTATCACAGGTAAAAATAGGAAACGATTGTCGGTAGTCGCGAACCTCCGCCACCACACAACCGCAGTAAAACAGTGCCGGACACTTGCTCTCCAATATATCCACTAACACCAACGGCAGTTCCTCTCGATCGATGGAGTCTAGCAAATCCTCTTCCTCATATGGCCATCGGATGGTTTCCTGCAGGTTTTCACTATTGAGATCACCAGCATTCGACGTCATTGAATCGTTGCCGGACGGTGGCCCTACTCCTGTTCCCATCGACGAGAAACCCGACAGGGTAGCAGCAGCTCCACTTTTCGAGACCTAAAACCAAACATATAAAACCATATAAAGAACACTTAACACAGTTACACCAAATCCAGCAGAAGCTTTCCAGCGCTTCCAACGTTTACAACACAGGTTAAAACAATGATGAAATGTTACATACATTCCGACATCCTTCCTCCTGTGACCCGAGTCGAAATGCTAGGGAGTAGCCTTTATTCCCTGGGTACAGATTCACAATCAGGGTGTTCAGCTGCTCACGCAAGATGAGTTTTTCCAGCAAAAAAGATGTACTCCTTAGACTTAGTCGGTCACTTTCACTAGAATCCTCCGCAAGAAGTTCCAGAAATAATTCTCTTAGCTTGTCATGTATGTTTAATCTCTCGTGTGTGCCTCCATGCCCCGCAGAACCGCCTGACGTTGGCGAGGAAGTGCACAGGAGGCCATCGACAGTTCGCGATGGTTGCAGTACCCCGCTGGCCATAGTGACTCCATTGCCGCTGCCCGCATCTTCACCACTGTTATAGTTGTGATGGTATTGGTGCTGACGATATAGGACGGAAGACGACGAGGTTGACGCCGTGTAAACGTGAAAAGAGGATGGGGACGACGACGTCGAGGAAgaaagctttgtttttttcgaaGGAGTTCCACTCCCGTAGCATGACGCATCTGATGCTAAACGCTTTTCTACGTGTGGATGATGATTGGGAGCTACCGAAGATGAGCGGTTCGAGCTGCTGCCCGTAGGTGTAGTAGGTGTAatcgttgttgtcgttgtggtcgtcgccgtcgtcgttcTGGTGGTCGGTGAGGATGACGGTGAAGGTGAAGCTAGTAACGTCGCCGGCGGCGAAGTGGAGTGATGCCCGGCGCTTAGAGAGGCGAATGTCGTCAATGGTGAGCCAGGGTTCGGACTGTTGCCGGATGACGAGGTATTGAATAGTGGCGTGCTGTCGTTAAGAAGGGGACTGGGTAGATTGGGATACTGCGGCGGAGGATCAATCATCAGGGACGATTGCCGTGCGGGGGATTTCCTCAGCTTGCAGTAGGCATCATTTAGCATAAACTAGAAATGAACAATCATCCAATCGTGTTAGATATTCTATAACTATTCGCTGGAAGAAAAAATCTTATCAGCAGTGATCGTGTTTGCTTACGTCGGCTTCTTGGCATGATGTTGTTTCCAGACTTTGCATTGTGCTCTTTGCCACCACCGACCGCGACTGCTTGTTGATGCATTCACCCAGCAAGCGATTATAGGAATCGCACTCTTTGGATCGCAATGTGTGGGTATAGACACTTTTTTACATTGAACAGCTTACATAAGAAATCTGCAAAGAATATGggatttgttttcattatttctaGCGCAGCTAGCAATACTTCATGTCCTGACACTACACCACAAGGTCGACTGCCTATTTTGCAGACTAATGCGCCATGTAATACATGTACCTCTGCCCGTCAGCCTACAGTACGCATGCAAAATTTCACTGATTCGGTAGCCGAGTTTTGCTTACAAAGTTACTTTCTCGATCTCTGATTCAATTAAAACGCATATGTATGCGAGCAATAAAGCTTCATTTTTATACCTTCAACATCGTCCTTGAATGTTCAGCACTTACAACGGAACTATGCGTGCATCCCTTTTGATTGTCGCATTTAGAGAATGTTTCGTGGAATGGAAGCTCATAGCAgcatcaaataaataaacatttatcCATGCTAATCCTTACATTTCTTCCAACGATCTGCTGTTGTTGAGTCTGCTGCTCCTGCACTGGCGACAGTGTAGGATGCAATAATGATTGTGGAATCCGCCTAGTGCTACTGCCTACAATAGCGTTACCGCAGTCGCTTTCTTGCCTCTCAAAATACTGCTGTTTCGGATATGGGCAAGTATCGCGGACCTTTCCAGAAGACACTAGCAGTTCAAGTAAACGAAGTAATGTAAATTTCTCGTCGATTGCTTCGTCTGCCGAATAGGAGCATTcggacagcagcaacaacaacagagaCAGAATCCTTGTGGCCACTATGTGTACAGCATCATCACTCTGTATCCTTGCTATACAGAAGCATTTAACGCACTTTTGCACACGGTGTTGGATTCGCACTACCAAACGTGACGTACAGCAGCTTCACGGCGATCCTTTCTTTTcacaaaacattcattttttcCTCACGATTTCCTTAAGCCTCTTGGACTGCTTTTTCGTGCCTGCTTTTGATGGACTTTTCAGCTTTTCTCGTTTTCGCTCACACCACCCGTTTCCGTGGGTTCTCTGTTTCCTGCCTCGTCTTTCGTACCTTTCCCTTTCGCTCTCATGCGAATTTGACAATTCATAACTGACAGTTCTCTCGTGGAAAATCTGCACATGTTTACATTAAGGTGCTTGACACTTTAGCTCTGGCGACGGTTGCGGCATCCGCTCATTGTGTAACCTATTTTCATATCCATAACAAGCTTTACGCCTATAGCAGGAGCAAGACTAATCTCCAACAGCATTAGtaagtttaattttattccTTAGCTAAGCactaaaaaaacaccaacatgaagaaaaaaaacatacgctTCAGCGATTAGGTCGTTTTCGCGAGCAAGGAACAACCTACTCTGCATGCCTTAGCATTCAGCAAACACGATTTGTCAAGCCAACCGACCAAAACATTCACTTTGTTTGGCCTGTGATTAccaattgttttgcttgcttgtacTTTCCTCTGCGTTCGCGCAGCGTTCTGTTCATCACGACCCAGCACCTACTACCGTTGCTGGAGTACTTTTCTTTGACGCACAGCTACTAAAACAATCCCGCTGAGGATGTATGTATCGCTTTCCTGTAAATCCTTACTTTAGTAATGGTGTTCCTTGCAAATGACCACAATGCGTCTAGACCATATCGGATCTGCTCACGTACATAAGATCGAGACGTGCGTTTCGCGATTATCACTACCTCAAAACACACTACAAGGATACCGAAAGCACACGTCGAAATTGTTCACAGTCGTAACGAACGGGACGATACATGAATTGCTGGATGAAAATGGAACGAACACTTTTCTTTTCCGACGTCGCTTTCGTATATAAACATGATCATGACGTTTATCGTTCACCGCTAATCGCGTCAGGGCTCTTCTACACTGGACGAATGTGGCGCGTTCGCTCGTTTGACGAACTTGGCtcattttcaaatttatgaATGAAAATCAGGCAGTTTGTGGTACTCGCGCACCCTTCAGGTGTGGACGCCACACGAAGTTTGTCGATTACACGTTcaaaccaaaaatcaaaaactttgTAAGAAAGGTAATTTTAAGTTGTTTTGATTAATGAAAATGTTTGCAACACTAGTGAACAATTGTATGTAATACAGACGTCACACTAGgcgtaaattaaaaaaaattacgcttgatttgtatgggagtGCGTAAACTTCCAGTCAAAAGGTTGtagggttgtatggctgaaatccAATTTACGCCAAAGTGTATGCTTCGTGTGACGTACCTATAACACATACAGTTTAACGCAgtttatccgggtaccttttatccggctttccgtttatccgtgctgttgataAATGACATTTCAATACAAATGTCACCGCGTTCCGAGGaggatatttttaaacacgGTTATCAAATCACATTGCGAGAGTAAAAAACTCTATGTTTCAtggaaaatttcaaatattctcattgGAAAACATGAAGTCAATAAAAATTGGGTATTTTtaccaaaacataaaataaatttaaaaaaccattattaatggcgctccactgtattaACATTTTTTGTCACAAGTCGGTTGAACTGTCCAGTTCGCAAGTGTGTCGAGAGTTCGTGCCAATTTCGGTATATTGAGCTACAGCCGGACTGAGCTACAGGTTCGTCGAACGCGCGAATTGTCACATTCGTCCGGTGTTCGGAAAGAGCTCTAAGCGGTGGATAGACGATGCTGTGCCTATTATCCCGCACAAAAGCCTGTTCGTCCGAAGGCATGCTGTAGTCGTTGTGGGTTTGAATTTAATCTTTGGCCGCTTGGATGTTAATTTGTGATTGGTAATCAAATAATacattttgcaataaaatatttaaatccGGTATTCTCGCGTCAATGGCAAAATATCCAACAGGGAAGAGTTGCAACGCGTCTTATTAATGCAACTCACTATGAAATGCAGCTTAAGTGATCGCTTATGTTTACTTGGGTTTCTCAACAAAATCAAGTTTTTATCCAACTTGTGATTGattactcaaaaaaaaaacaaaattatttccaTCCTAAATCTAGCT
This genomic interval from Anopheles merus strain MAF chromosome 3L, AmerM5.1, whole genome shotgun sequence contains the following:
- the LOC121600472 gene encoding uncharacterized protein LOC121600472, giving the protein MQSLETTSCQEADFMLNDAYCKLRKSPARQSSLMIDPPPQYPNLPSPLLNDSTPLFNTSSSGNSPNPGSPLTTFASLSAGHHSTSPPATLLASPSPSSSPTTRTTTATTTTTTTITPTTPTGSSSNRSSSVAPNHHPHVEKRLASDASCYGSGTPSKKTKLSSSTSSSPSSFHVYTASTSSSSVLYRQHQYHHNYNSGEDAGSGNGVTMASGVLQPSRTVDGLLCTSSPTSGGSAGHGGTHERLNIHDKLRELFLELLAEDSSESDRLSLRSTSFLLEKLILREQLNTLIVNLYPGNKGYSLAFRLGSQEEGCRNVSKSGAAATLSGFSSMGTGVGPPSGNDSMTSNAGDLNSENLQETIRWPYEEEDLLDSIDREELPLVLVDILESKCPALFYCGCVVAEVRDYRQSFPIFTCDTFHVLLKPTNQTLLADVNILTAEGEWSAEDKLALESQLVLATAEPLCLDPNPAVGMMAINQQHRRQLLNTAPIRRQAKKFSQVAVNRKRKTDQFTHNFGLELSDFMNKYRARPPRQQNIRRGVVSFTLPKKPSEVVPTVNLPNLELPELATPSEVNVEKYARKYEAPKESRDCIPQLIEEYILETDRVVNRGDTRVYHIKLSIFQRPSNSEYLGELYVDRDYRENERNGEACQFSLGTRAHAHRYIQQFTEIFTEEGRKSVKITHLVPGQIPKVLHTAGMREQNVQQQQLQQQQQQLQQHQQQQLQQQQLQQQQQQQQQHQQQQQQQQQQQQQQQQQQQQQQQQQQQQQQQQQQQQQQQQKQQQQQQQQQSLVQQQISQIQQRLQSHPTQALLTRLQATNPALASQIATATGVNGSITLNATNPNTLPGNQSQQSQTTSSPSATVHQTLSHQQVIPTATTGPNIISIGSTASATQPLHSPVQQAAQTHIHIQPQHLLASSGHQQQMFNTNTCDTSNDSTNVVNTGAGTTANNIATSQGTTITLQTQPSSQQQPQQQLQPNQQPQQTLSLSNGSLLLVQPSGQISNLTMTTNAAGQQQLLATAAGAGGNAVTGAQSFTFSSGGQTATIINQAGARTIGNTVPLLVRLDNTKVSRDASGNLISALSQQTTSAGHVQLQTQQQNVVQIQQSQQLTQHTQQLQNQSSSIHTTNPEIKAIAISIMNSANQFTNRQQQQQQQQSSAKSNSNAAILSLLNSAPAAMTNSPVLSSSLTLPAGKTVTELQQQQLQHQQQQQQQQPQQQQQQQQQQQQQQQQQQQQQQQQQQQQQQQQQQQQQQQQQQQQQQQQQQQQQQQQQQQQQQQQQQQQQQQQQQQQQQQQQQQQQQQQPQQQQLQQQQQLQPQQQQLQQQQQQPQHTIHHLQTAGVGTTTISGGTAAALFNSVGGRKINIQQAQGSQNRILNHANLITVSGGAGTNNQTQLINIQTSDLQHHQQQHQSGQTLVQSMGPQQQQQQQQQTQQPGNIRVTMSALATQLASPPAILTTSNLPQSFNVAAAAAATSSGNASGTTVSSQNTGSFSGGNTSSSKLIINNANQRVLNINTNAATTTSTAAVVAAAFGGAIRRVSATGNPATGTDGGIQLQIQGLTATQSSANLSAGGNISNITSVTSESGLRRTAVSDQLQIQSIASPGSDHSNASSTSLASNGGGAGSSVGTLNGANANSIIFNNMTGLSASLANTASSGVTQPTLATGASDNGDGTMQNPVSVVGATTVVGLGGLSSNSNNSNNIASSSSSNATLCGNSSTNSALIERLTSSSSLNLTSNSNLPAASPGLQFTIPSPKTPQQQSQTHLQIQSPAGSISPLSSPPPQSSTIHPQQQHQQLQQHQSQQSQHGQVHPQAGTQQQQPTTVNLQGLNFASLHGAMTSIPGLQNVQVQIPGLAQPISLSLSSTPSGGATSVLNNTAANNAGQTTSLLVSVPVTNTTQVVNTINASGTSNILSGNSQTTQTVVLTNPQTSGSSLLSLPIAQIVTSGMKGLGQQSIRTGTPLTVNTGQPGQQIQLLNISQRPRAGQLPVVSCTGTSAMATKQLTARVLHHRQQMGTAGGSTLKIATPITASHHAGQLGSNLNVTTNTTSNQLVMSTKQLQLKLQQQQQQQQQQQQQQQQLQQQQQQQQQQQQQQQQQQQQQQQQQQQQQQQQQQQQQQQQQQQQQQQQQQQQQQQQQQQQQQQQQQQQQQQQQQQQQQQQQQQQQQQQQQQQQQQQQQQQQQQQQQQQQQQQQQQQQQQQQQQQQQQQLQKQQQPAQQIIAAASNQQQPGTTQIHIQQQSQQTPQLLQQQQQPQAQPQATQQINIINNTVMTPLSMSSPVAVASAVMSQATAHPNINAITAATAASKHRRRSAADMNK